A DNA window from Cydia pomonella isolate Wapato2018A chromosome 18, ilCydPomo1, whole genome shotgun sequence contains the following coding sequences:
- the LOC133527966 gene encoding glutamate receptor 1-like, with protein MKILFSFVIVLFLSLGKAFDNNDINMIVSFVTLDERATAVLTPYVCWSAYELTSLAKSLHDTGISMAASLQPNRPELFLQNLVIVADLRCRGSDDFLIKASDEGFFKSPYRWLLISQDQTELNVLDQLAMLVDSDVVITQRRGEDYQYVEVYKIIENSQVIYNTRALWRPIDKNNNTAIITYYNKSKVVANKYGAVEDYRKNKILSTRRMDIRKHTLTMVNVITDSNDTRKHMDDRLNLHQDSITKMSYMVVKICFEMMNSTEKLIFTNTWGYVDKNGSWNGIIERLIKKEGDIGTLTIFTQERLKIIDYIAMVGTTAVRFVFREPPLAYVSNIFALPFTGAVWLAVFICVLACALFLYITSKWEATMGIHPMQLDGSWADVLILIIGAVLQQGCTLEPRRAAGRIVTLLLFIALTILYAAYSANIVVLLRAPSSSIRSLQDILNSPIKLGASDFSYNRYFFKKLNEPLRKEIYNKKIAPKGKKANFYTMKEGIEKIRKGLFAFHMELNPGYRLIQETYQEDEKCDLVEIDYINEIDPWVPGQKRSPYKDLFKINFIKIRESGIQNCIHQRLHVGKPRCLGAVNTFSSVGIMDMYSAMLATLYGMFMAPAVLLLEIAYKRLMVAREKRMQHNNSHLVY; from the exons ATGAAGATATTGTTTTCGTtcgttattgttttatttttgagtttAGGGAAGGCTTttgataataatgacattaatatgaTAGTGTCTTTCGTTACGCTCGATGAAAGGGCCACAGCTGTATTGACACCTTATGTCTGTTGGAGCGCAT ATGAACTGACATCTCTAGCGAAGAGTCTGCACGATACTGGAATCAGCATGGCTGCATCACTGCAGCCGAACAGGCCCGAGTTGTTTCTGCAGAACCTCGTTATAGTGGCCGACTTGAGGTGCAGAGGATCTGACGACTTCTTGATCAAG gccAGTGACGAGGGTTTCTTCAAATCTCCATACCGCTGGCTGTTAATAAGCCAAGACCAAACGGAGCTGAATGTCTTGGATCAATTGGCTATGCTGGTCGATAGTGATGTCGTTATAACGCAGAGGAGAGGAGAGGATTACCAGTACGTCGAAG ttTACAAAATAATAGAGAACTCTCAAGTAATCTACAACACCAGAGCTCTATGGCGGCCCATAGACAAGAATAACAACACGGCTATAATAACTTACTACAACAAATCAAAAGTTGTAGCTAACAAATACGGAGCAGTGGAAGACTATAGAAAGAACAAGATCCTGTCTACTAGGAGAATGGATATAAGGAAACATACGCTGACGATGGTCAATGTTATAACAGACAGCAATGATACTAGGAAACATATGGATGACAGATT aaacttacaccaagacTCCATAACGAAGATGTCATACATGGTGGTGAAGATCTGCTTCGAGATGATGAACTCTACGGAAAAGCTGATATTCACCAACACCTGGGGCTACGTGGACAAGAACGGCTCCTGGAACGGCATTATAGAGCGGCTCATCAAGAAAGAAGGGGATATTG GGACCTTAACAATCTTCACCCAAGAGCGCTTGAAGATCATCGACTACATCGCAATGGTGGGCACCACTGCAGTGCGATTCGTGTTCCGCGAGCCCCCACTAGCTTACGTTTCGAACATCTTCGCTCTGCCCTTCACTGGCGCGGTGTGGCTGGCCGTGTTCATCTGTGTGCTGGCTTGTGCGCTGTTCCTGTATATCACGTCTAAGTGGGAAGCCACTATGGGCATC CATCCAATGCAGCTTGACGGATCGTGGGCCGATGTGCTGATTTTGATTATTGGTGCTGTGCTTCAGCAAGGCTGTACTCTGGAACCTAGGCGAGCAGCAG GGCGGATAGTGACTCTGTTACTCTTCATCGcattaacaatattatatgCTGCATATTCTGCCAACATTGTAGTGTTGCTGCGAGCCCCAAGCTCATCTATCAGGAGTCTACAAGATATATTGAATTCCCCTATTAAACTAGGCGCCAGTGATTTCTCCTACAATAGGTATTTTTTCAAG AAATTGAATGAACCTCTTCGGAAAGAAATCTACAACAAGAAAATTGCGCCAAAAGGAAAGAAAGCCAACTTCTACACAATGAAAGAAGGGATTGAGAAGATTAGAAAG GGTCTTTTCGCTTTTCACATGGAACTGAACCCTGGCTACCGTCTCATCCAAGAGACCTACCAGGAGGACGAGAAGTGTGACCTCGTAGAAATCGACTACATCAATGAGATAGATCCTTGGGTGCCTGGACAGAAGCGCTCGCCGTACAAAGACCTGTTTAAGATCAA CTTCATAAAGATTCGCGAATCTGGCATCCAAAACTGCATCCATCAGCGCCTCCACGTGGGCAAGCCGAGGTGCCTCGGCGCCGTCAACACGTTCAGCAGCGTGGGCATTATGGACATGTACTCCGCCATGTTGGCAACACTCTACGGCATGTTTATGGCGCCAGCGGTACTGTTACTAGAAATTGCTTATAAACGGCT GATGGTGGCTCGAGAAAAGAGAATGCAGCACAATAATTCACACTTAGTCTACTAA
- the LOC133527960 gene encoding uncharacterized protein LOC133527960 — protein MTYGLLSSRIRKRLRREDVASFKELLRRARSVEDSFDEGERKQTPPQAANRAVTSNQRAPPASTTTACTGTSHASGAPAATAPPRAPQSSALAQPRTPPTPTQPAVAQGPGTGITTTVADASVKKQRPVCAYCRRFGHSKDQCRKLMNSGESTSNNNIANSANVRPISETSDISFYSVDFNSCNVASKNRTQNAYFSMSDTCSNLSLILHSNKVENGTTHHCYEYNVPRSNMIPACTTTATTGEKCLHSFVPKAVKNITCATNSLQTTNPHSCNEQFRCRRPLSSITVPTCSSNYSVISSEDARKCSMTDSREQNELYLTNGRNSILCVNNNNRPCNNNEYSPFASKCINPSNSGDVTEVDTFFGADCGKISDDELIYLYMTYVDGDCETVGRTTRPIFNIEILGVKGTGLVDTGAKRCVAGHTLYAILLRRNHPLRTITRNIKLADGVSRAMEVLVTILEVRLEQEIVKIPFLIFPYETNNETLLGIDFLTAAGVDIDFLELVWCFSRNRTVQYKLCFEPTSPSVTCATTNVLRDDEGSHLTPAERQALAGVLTRHAHVFTPGGAPTPYAEHRIETGEHPPIAVQNVVADTLSRPVCSGDSHEDCGVCSVVVDLPTKNPAELRREQLADPEVEKIVKEVEGSNEVASRRWTERGYLMEQGVLYRYNPDSDSETPQLVIPISLRAEILKECHDSPVAGHPGVDRTYQKIAQLYYFTGMRRIITDYVKACIHCQRYKAINTKPPGLLQTPLMNQRNEVLAMDLFGPLPPGDQGERWIFLVEDTATRWTELYALKDATAEACAVILVEEYFMRFGLPRRVISDNGVQFISAVMRQCMAALGIKQNLAPLYHPEANPAERKNRDMKPMLAQLVEEDHTSWPRKLPVIRFALNSARCRTTGKSPAYLTFGREMRSPTEVIHDLRAILGKDNFVPQITPYLQSFLNSLSGIRERVEIQQDKAKEYADASRRPSEEFEVGDLVLLKSHLVSNTSKDVTAKFLPRRDGPYVITEKVSPTTYTIASIDQPDISLGRYHTQDLTRYRGNDGDTPRPVVPKRNRGRPPNTDRNDRVLVQERGRSPGLEGEHIANRVDDTNGQTSTAFKLPARASRGQLPARYTE, from the coding sequence ATGACTTATGGACTCCTGAGCAGCAGGATAAGGAAGAGGCTACGGAGGGAGGACGTCGCAAGCTTTAAAGAGCTACTCCGCCGTGCACGAAGCGTGGAGGATTCCTTCGACGAGGGGGAGAGGAAACAAACACCGCCGCAGGCTGCAAACCGCGCGGTGACCTCGAACCAACGCGCGCCTCCTGCTTCGACAACCACGGCGTGTACGGGTACATCGCACGCCAGCGGCGCGCCAGCCGCGACCGCGCCGCCCCGGGCGCCGCAATCGTCCGCGCTCGCGCAGCCGCGCACGCCGCCGACGCCGACTCAACCGGCGGTCGCGCAAGGTCCCGGCACCGGTATCACCACCACCGTCGCTGACGCGTCTGTGAAGAAGCAGCGACCCGTTTGTGCGTACTGCCGAAGGTTCGGACACTCCAAAGACCAGTGCCGTAAGCTTATGAACTCAGGTGAGTCCACGTCTAATAATAACATTGCAAATAGTGCAAATGTGCGACCTATAAGTGAAACAAGTGATATTAGCTTTTATAGTGTCGATTTCAACTCGTGCAATGTCGCGTCTAAAAATAGAACACAAAATGCCTATTTTTCTATGAGTGACACTTGCAGCAATTTGAGCCTTATTCTGCATAGTAATAAAGTCGAAAATGGCACTACTCATCATTGTTATGAATACAATGTACCTCGTAGCAATATGATTCCTGCATGTACCACCACAGCTACTACAGGCGAGAAATGTTTGCATTCTTTTGTACCTAAAGCCGTTAAAAATATTACGTGTGCTACCAATTCTTTGCAAACGACTAACCCTCATTCATGTAACGAACAATTTCGCTGCCGCAGACCGCTTAGTTCTATTACAGTTCCGACGTGTTCTAGTAATTATTCAGTAATTTCAAGCGAAGACGCGCGAAAATGTTCGATGACGGATAGTCGTGAACAAAACGAGCTTTATTTAACAAACGGTCGTAACTCAATTTTGtgcgtaaataataataatcgtccctgtaataataatgaatacTCACCGTTTGCGTCAAAGTGTATTAACCCTTCAAATAGCGGGGATGTTACGGAAGTAGACACGTTTTTTGGCGCGGACTGTGGTAAGATTTCCGACGATGAGTTGATATACCTGTATATGACTTACGTTGATGGGGATTGCGAGACGGTGGGTCGAACGACAAGACCGATTTTTAATATAGAGATTTTAGGCGTGAAGGGCACTGGTTTGGTAGACACGGGTGCAAAGCGGTGCGTCGCGGGCCACACGCTCTATGCTATACTCTTGCGTCGAAACCACCCGCTCCGCACGATAACGCGCAACATTAAGCTGGCCGATGGGGTGTCGCGTGCGATGGAAGTACTAGTTACCATATTAGAGGTGCGATTAGAACAGGAAATTGTTAAGATTCCATTCCTAATTTTCCCTTACGAAACTAACAATGAAACGTTGCTAGGCATTGATTTTCTTACTGCTGCTGGGGTAGATATTGATTTCCTCGAGTTAGTATGGTGTTTCAGTAGGAACCGCACGGTTCAGTATAAACTATGTTTCGAGCCTACTTCGCCCAGTGTAACCTGTGCTACCACAAACGTTCTTCGGGATGACGAGGGAAGTCATCTTACACCAGCTGAGCGTCAGGCGCTTGCTGGCGTCCTTACTAGGCACGCACACGTCTTCACACCAGGGGGAGCTCCAACCCCTTATGCTGAGCATCGGATAGAAACAGGTGAGCACCCTCCTATAGCAGTACAGAACGTGGTAGCCGACACGCTGAGTAGACCAGTCTGCTCCGGAGACTCTCATGAGGACTGCGGAGTCTGCTCGGTTGTGGTTGACCTACCAACGAAAAACCCAGCAGAGTTGAGGCGCGAACAGCTCGCTGACCCCGAAGTGGAGAAGATTGTCAAAGAAGTCGAGGGTTCTAACGAGGTGGCATCTCGGCGATGGACGGAGCGCGGCTACTTGATGGAACAAGGGGTACTATACAGGTACAACCCCGATTCAGATAGCGAGACTCCACAGCTCGTTATACCCATTAGTCTCAGAGCAGAGATTCTGAAGGAGTGCCACGACTCGCCGGTAGCCGGACACCCTGGCGTCGATCGTACGTACCAGAAGATTGCCCAGCTGTACTACTTTACAGGTATGCGGAGAATAATCACTGATTATGTCAAAGCCTGCATACACTGTCAACGCTACAAAGCCATAAATACCAAGCCTCCAGGTCTTCTGCAAACACCGCTCATGAACCAGCGCAATGAAGTGCTGGCCATGGATTTATTCGGTCCATTGCCACCAGGAGACCAGGGGGAGAGGTGGATTTTCCTTGTCGAGGACACTGCTACCCGGTGGACAGAGCTATACGCACTTAAGGACGCCACCGCGGAAGCCTGTGCGGTGATTCTCGTCGAGGAGTATTTTATGCGTTTTGGTCTACCTCGTCGAGTCATTTCGGACAATGGTGTTCAATTCATATCCGCAGTTATGCGTCAGTGCATGGCAGCTCTAGGGATAAAACAGAATCTTGCCCCGTTATATCACCCAGAAGCTAACCCTGCGGAACGCAAGAACCGAGACATGAAACCGATGTTGGCACAGCTCGTGGAAGAAGACCACACTTCTTGGCCACGAAAATTACCGGTGATTCGGTTCGCCTTGAATAGTGCAAGATGCCGCACTACAGGGAAATCACCTGCTTATTTGACTTTCGGCAGGGAAATGCGGTCACCCACTGAGGTCATCCATGACCTTCGTGCTATCTTGGGTAAAGATAACTTTGTCCCACAGATAACTCCGTATCTCCAATCATTTTTGAACTCGTTATCAGGGATTCGGGAACGTGTGGAGATTCAACAAGATAAAGCGAAGGAGTATGCCGATGCGTCGCGCCGACCTTCAGAGGAATTTGAGGTAGGTGACTTGGTCCTCCTTAAGTCGCATCTGGTCAGTAACACGTCCAAGGATGTAACTGCAAAGTTTCTCCCACGTCGCGATGGACCGTACGTCATAACAGAGAAGGTTAGCCCTACAACGTATACAATCGCTAGCATCGACCAACCTGATATTTCTCTCGGAAGATACCACACTCAGGACCTTACTCGTTACCGAGGTAACGACGGCGATACCCCAAGACCTGTTGTTCCTAAGAGGAATCGTGGACGCCCACCTAATACTGATAGGAATGATAGGGTGCTAGTCCAGGAGCGGGGGCGTTCTCCAGGACTAGAGGGGGAGCATATAGCAAACCGCGTAGATGACACCAACGGTCAAACGTCTACCGCGTTCAAATTACCCGCGCGCGCCTCTCGCGGACAACTCCCGGCGCGCTACACGGAGTAG